From Toxorhynchites rutilus septentrionalis strain SRP chromosome 2, ASM2978413v1, whole genome shotgun sequence, a single genomic window includes:
- the LOC129768708 gene encoding uncharacterized protein LOC129768708, giving the protein MPKVNTNEGEVKKWTGVALEGTKAGTAMQTRFKLIPDHHLNKETVAGIRDMNLGRVRPNGVKTGRPTIRFDTGQNTGVNPHINFDPRGHPSYKNPHVEVPGGVVEGAQIVSKTLKYCGIALTVAAIAIDTWRLGSAFKDDLYIRDNANEIIAELEEAIRKLSKQLEASISYKERQEIRRTIEELRKVLTDVKRTRKVPVKSIKTASSIAGGWSAGLAGGAGGAWAGAQAGAAIGTFFGPIGTVVGGPIGAVVGGISAAIAAGAAGSAVGTELAEQGLKLAD; this is encoded by the exons ATGCCCAAGGTAAACACAAACGAAGGCGAAGTCAAGAAATGGACGGGTGTTGCACTGGAAGGAACCAAAGCTGGAACTGCTATGCAAACAAGATTCAAGCTGATTCCCGACCATCATTTGAACAAAGAGACAGTTGCGGGTATTCGTGATATGAACCTGGGAAGAGTTAGACCGAATGGCGTCAAAACAG GTCGTCCTACCATACGCTTCGATACTGGACAAAACACAGGAGTTAATCCACATATCAACTTTGATCCACGCGGACATCCTAGCTATAAAAACCCGCATGTAGAAGTTCCCGGCGGTGTGGTAGAAGGTGCTCAGATTGTGagcaaaacattgaaatacTGTGGAATCGCACTAACAGTGGCCGCTATCGCGATCGACACTTGGCGGTTAGGAAGCGCCTTCAAAGATGACTTATACATCCGAGATAATGCGAACGAAATAATCGCCGAACTAGAGGAAGCTATTCGGAAACTGTCGAAACAACTGGAAGCTTCGATTAGTTATAAAGAGAGGCAAGAAATAAGACGAACTATCGAGGAACTCAGAAAAGTCCTAACTGATGTGAAGCGAACGAGAAAAGTTCCGGTTAAATCAATCAAAACAGCATCATCCATTGCGGGCGGTTGGTCGGCAGGTTTGGCGGGTGGTGCCGGCGGCGCATGGGCAGGTGCTCAAGCTGGAGCTGCGATAGGTACATTCTTTGGGCCTATTGGTACCGTGGTTGGTGGTCCCATCGGAGCAGTAGTCGGCGGAATTTCAGCCGCAATTGCAGCTGGAGCAGCGGGTAGCGCGGTTGGAACTGAACTGGCTGAGCAAGGTTTGAAACTAGCGGATTAA